One genomic window of Pirellulales bacterium includes the following:
- a CDS encoding enoyl-CoA hydratase-related protein translates to MSTTATAAPSVLSETKGSVKWIWFNRPQVKNALTPEVADQMRAEVESSVAEGARVVVISGKGGAFCSGADLKAVAPRLGESVNVKDILTNHYHPLVVAMTRLPLPVIAAVDGASAGIGCDIALAADLRLVSERAFFAEIFVNINLMPDGGGSFTLSRLVGTGRALEMVMTGCRVPAEDAEKWGLANHLYPTEGFEDSVQKFAELLAAKAPLSIAQSKAAIRNNEGAATFEQALRHEAATQQSLCETHDFGEGVMAFLQKRAPNYLGK, encoded by the coding sequence ATGTCTACAACTGCGACCGCCGCCCCCAGTGTGCTCTCGGAAACCAAGGGTTCCGTGAAATGGATCTGGTTCAACCGCCCACAGGTCAAGAACGCGCTCACGCCCGAGGTAGCCGACCAGATGCGGGCTGAAGTGGAGAGCAGCGTCGCCGAAGGGGCTCGCGTTGTGGTGATTTCGGGCAAAGGGGGCGCCTTTTGTTCCGGTGCCGATCTGAAGGCCGTGGCACCGCGATTGGGTGAAAGCGTTAACGTCAAAGACATCCTGACAAATCATTATCATCCGCTGGTCGTGGCAATGACGCGTCTGCCGCTGCCGGTGATTGCGGCCGTCGACGGAGCATCGGCCGGCATTGGCTGCGATATCGCGCTGGCCGCAGATCTGCGCCTGGTGAGCGAACGGGCTTTCTTTGCCGAGATTTTCGTCAACATCAATCTCATGCCGGACGGCGGCGGATCGTTCACGCTGTCACGGCTGGTCGGAACGGGTCGAGCCCTAGAGATGGTGATGACCGGATGCCGTGTGCCGGCCGAGGACGCCGAAAAGTGGGGTCTGGCAAATCATCTCTACCCAACGGAAGGGTTCGAGGACTCGGTGCAGAAGTTCGCCGAGCTACTGGCCGCCAAGGCCCCGCTTTCGATCGCGCAATCGAAAGCAGCCATCCGCAACAACGAGGGGGCGGCCACGTTCGAGCAAGCGCTGCGTCACGAGGCCGCAACCCAGCAATCGCTGTGCGAGACGCACGACTTTGGCGAAGGGGTGATGGCATTTCTGCAGAAGCGGGCGCCGAACTATCTGGGAAAATAG
- a CDS encoding DegT/DnrJ/EryC1/StrS family aminotransferase, with amino-acid sequence MSSIYSQLGVPTVINAAGTLTRLSGSLMDPEVTRAMAEAARSFVRMDQLHAVAGAKIAEWTGAEAGLVTAGAAASLTLAAAACLAGTDFGRIDRLPDTAGMPNEIIIPRSHRNGYDHALRAAGARLVEVGLAERTRDPQPWEIEAAISEGTVAVAFSVGFSPLALSEVIDVAHRHRLPVIVDASAALPPRGNLKSFIAAGADLVGFSGGKGIRGPQASGILCGRRGLIASAALQMWDLDFLPELWNPPDSLIDPALLQSGVPNHGIGRAMKVGKEEIVGLLVALERFVTSDEIADRARLAKTAAQIVAALATLPTAQATLVERADLWPIVRIELPGTARRSAIEVARVLEAGSPPIYVASGDARTGRLAIDPFCLQPGEAEVVVARLQTVLAG; translated from the coding sequence ATGTCTTCGATCTACAGCCAACTCGGTGTCCCCACGGTTATCAACGCGGCGGGCACGCTCACGCGCCTCAGCGGCAGTTTGATGGATCCGGAAGTGACGCGGGCCATGGCCGAGGCGGCGCGATCCTTCGTGCGGATGGATCAACTGCACGCGGTGGCAGGCGCCAAGATCGCGGAGTGGACTGGCGCCGAGGCCGGGCTGGTCACGGCCGGGGCCGCGGCTTCGCTGACATTGGCCGCCGCGGCTTGCCTGGCCGGCACCGATTTCGGCCGGATCGACCGGCTGCCCGACACCGCGGGCATGCCCAACGAGATCATTATTCCCCGATCGCACCGCAACGGCTACGACCATGCGCTGCGTGCCGCGGGGGCACGGCTAGTGGAAGTCGGGCTGGCCGAGCGCACGCGGGATCCACAGCCCTGGGAGATCGAAGCCGCGATCAGCGAGGGCACCGTGGCCGTTGCCTTCTCGGTCGGCTTTTCACCGCTGGCGCTTAGCGAAGTTATCGATGTGGCCCATCGCCACCGGCTGCCGGTGATCGTCGACGCCTCGGCCGCGCTACCTCCTCGGGGAAACCTGAAATCGTTCATCGCCGCCGGTGCCGACCTGGTAGGGTTTAGCGGCGGCAAGGGGATTCGCGGTCCGCAAGCCTCGGGCATCCTTTGCGGCCGTAGGGGCCTGATCGCCTCGGCCGCGCTACAGATGTGGGATCTCGATTTTCTGCCAGAGTTGTGGAATCCGCCGGACTCACTGATCGATCCTGCTCTGTTGCAGTCGGGCGTCCCGAACCACGGCATCGGCCGCGCGATGAAGGTTGGCAAGGAAGAAATCGTAGGACTGCTAGTAGCGCTTGAACGTTTCGTAACGAGCGACGAGATAGCCGATCGGGCAAGATTGGCAAAGACAGCGGCACAAATCGTGGCTGCTCTCGCCACGCTTCCTACGGCGCAGGCGACACTGGTCGAACGTGCCGACCTGTGGCCGATCGTCCGTATCGAGTTGCCTGGTACTGCCAGACGCTCGGCGATCGAGGTCGCTCGCGTGCTCGAGGCTGGCTCGCCGCCTATCTATGTGGCTAGTGGCGACGCCCGGACCGGCCGGCTGGCGATCGATCCCTTCTGTTTGCAGCCGGGCGAGGCCGAAGTTGTCGTGGCCCGCCTGCAGACCGTGCTGGCAGGTTGA
- a CDS encoding zinc-binding dehydrogenase yields MLAGHIQARGKITLVDIPEPSLADPGTEPGQILFEPHLTCLCGSDLPYFDSSHAEYPQPVGYSLHEMVGTVVATNGQRFKAGDRVLAVPIRQRGLYERYTLSEERAIPLDHRRPPEQALLAQPLGTVIYALKKLPTVLDKDVVIVGQGPIGQLFNASLRNLGAREIIGVDKLASRLATSERMGATATIDSSREDPVEAVRRITGGNLADVVVEAVGHDDQALNVCIDLCTKFGRILSFGVPPERIDALRWKDLFYKNITVHTSVDPDFSRDFPLAMRWICEGRIDLSALLTHRFPLAKIQTAFETFRDRVDGAQKVLVDFPRAR; encoded by the coding sequence TTGCTAGCCGGACACATTCAAGCGCGAGGCAAAATCACGCTGGTCGACATCCCGGAACCGAGCCTGGCCGACCCCGGCACGGAACCAGGGCAGATCCTGTTTGAGCCCCACCTGACTTGCCTGTGCGGATCGGACCTCCCCTATTTCGATTCGTCGCATGCTGAATATCCGCAGCCGGTCGGCTACTCATTGCATGAGATGGTCGGCACGGTCGTGGCCACCAATGGTCAGCGGTTCAAGGCAGGAGATCGCGTGCTGGCCGTGCCCATCCGTCAGCGCGGACTCTACGAGCGTTACACACTCAGCGAGGAGCGGGCCATTCCGCTCGATCACCGCCGCCCGCCAGAGCAGGCCCTCTTGGCCCAACCGCTGGGCACGGTCATCTATGCACTCAAGAAGCTCCCTACGGTGCTGGACAAAGACGTCGTCATCGTGGGCCAGGGGCCGATTGGCCAACTGTTCAACGCCAGCCTGCGCAACCTGGGAGCGCGCGAGATTATCGGCGTCGACAAGCTCGCCTCGCGCCTGGCGACGAGCGAACGAATGGGGGCCACAGCCACGATCGACAGCAGCCGCGAAGACCCTGTCGAGGCGGTGCGAAGAATCACCGGTGGAAACCTGGCCGATGTCGTGGTCGAAGCCGTCGGGCACGACGACCAGGCGCTCAACGTGTGCATCGACCTGTGCACGAAATTCGGCCGGATTCTATCGTTCGGCGTTCCCCCCGAGCGGATCGACGCCCTGCGTTGGAAGGACCTCTTCTATAAGAATATCACGGTTCATACGAGCGTCGATCCGGACTTCAGCAGGGACTTTCCTTTAGCGATGCGCTGGATCTGCGAGGGGCGCATCGATCTTTCGGCATTGCTGACGCATCGTTTTCCGCTGGCCAAGATCCAAACGGCGTTCGAGACCTTCCGCGATCGCGTCGATGGTGCGCAAAAAGTGCTGGTCGACTTCCCGCGCGCTCGCTAG
- a CDS encoding MaoC family dehydratase: MSRPRISSKIPASFEVGGRVTFTRTFTEGDMSLFIGSTWDVNPYHTDDRFAAQTRFGRRILPGLLAASMATHLGGLWGFLATEMHLEFLAPVYVGDTITLEVEIVAIEGTRQKVNARSRWTNADGVEVLRGSFAGYPAERDDAPAPAAG; the protein is encoded by the coding sequence ATGTCGCGCCCACGCATCAGTTCCAAAATCCCAGCGAGCTTCGAAGTCGGCGGGCGCGTGACGTTCACACGCACGTTTACCGAAGGTGACATGTCGCTGTTCATCGGCTCGACCTGGGATGTAAATCCCTATCACACTGATGATCGTTTCGCCGCCCAGACACGCTTTGGCCGCCGCATTCTGCCAGGATTGTTGGCGGCCAGCATGGCCACGCACTTGGGCGGATTATGGGGCTTTCTGGCCACCGAGATGCACCTGGAATTTCTCGCCCCGGTTTATGTGGGAGACACGATCACCCTCGAAGTCGAGATCGTGGCCATCGAAGGCACGCGGCAAAAAGTCAATGCCCGCTCGCGCTGGACGAATGCCGACGGCGTAGAAGTCTTGCGCGGCAGCTTCGCGGGCTATCCGGCCGAACGCGACGATGCACCTGCTCCGGCTGCGGGATGA
- the pruA gene encoding L-glutamate gamma-semialdehyde dehydrogenase codes for MIAQWTDKDLDAIESSTQQIGRHIFAHLADSQPNILQRRWWDDRIMAWAMRDESVKVQMFRLLDVLPMLGSSESLTRHVHEYFDDVAKFLPAAARLGLSLATARSLAGRTLAVAVRRNALAHARRFIAGTNAAEVLAAALHERELKRAFTLDILGEAVASEAEADSYLQAYLDLIRDVAPTVNGWPEVSQIDRDGGGKLPRVNVSVKLSALDSQFDPIDPVGTTERVGRRLRLLLRAAREARAFVNVDMESYKVKDLTLAIFQQILAEDEFRGTPHVGIVIQAYLKDAEADLRGLADWSRRRGTPAWVRLVKGAYWDYETVLARSQGWPVPVFERKWETDANYETLTRFLLTHHTYLHPALGSHNIRSLAHGLAVAQHLGVPKTNFELQMLYGMGDPEKQVLVDMGYRMRIYMPYGELIPGMAYLVRRLLENTSNDSFLRASFAEHISPETLLMNPIDQGGRPSPAPVAAPRRESQTTMASEPFCNEPLADFAKEENRRAMLAALAKVRSEFGQYYPLWIGNQPTETNGQLTSINPSDKDQVVGIVAAGTKEDAARAVAAARSALPAWSARPVEERAEFLHRAADLMRKRRWELSAWEVYECGKEWREADGDVCEAIDFCEFYAREAVRMQSERGVDVPGEENRFLYLPRGVAVIIAPWNFPLAILTGMSAAALATGNTVVMKPAEQSSVVAAKLLDIFQEVELPPGVLNYLPGAGETVGAALVEHPDTAVIAFTGSRSVGLAINARAAETSGRGANPLVKRVIAEMGGKNAIIIDDDADLDEAVLGVVKSAFGYQGQKCSACSRVIVLATVYDQFLTRLAEATRSLKVGPADDPSTSVGPVIDNEAFERIRKYVAIGRQEGRALLCVEAGPLAQRGFYIGPHIFADIGPESRLAQEEIFGPVLAVLRAGDLDEAIRIANGTDYALTGGIFSRSPAHLDRAQREMLVGNLYLNRPITGALVARQPFGGFKMSGIGSQAGGVDYLLQFVVPRTVTENTMRRGFAPPIGTES; via the coding sequence TTGATTGCACAATGGACCGACAAAGACCTGGACGCGATCGAATCGTCGACCCAGCAGATTGGCCGGCACATATTTGCGCATCTGGCCGACAGCCAGCCGAATATTCTGCAGCGTCGCTGGTGGGACGATCGGATCATGGCCTGGGCCATGCGCGACGAGTCAGTGAAAGTGCAGATGTTTCGGCTGCTGGATGTGCTCCCCATGCTCGGCAGCAGCGAATCGTTGACGCGCCACGTGCACGAGTACTTCGACGACGTGGCGAAGTTTTTGCCCGCCGCCGCGCGATTGGGGCTGTCGTTGGCCACGGCCCGTTCGCTGGCCGGCCGCACGCTGGCCGTCGCCGTACGCCGCAACGCGCTGGCCCATGCGCGGCGGTTTATCGCCGGGACGAACGCCGCTGAAGTCCTGGCGGCCGCGCTGCACGAGCGGGAACTGAAGCGCGCGTTTACGCTCGACATTCTGGGTGAGGCCGTGGCCAGCGAGGCCGAGGCCGACAGCTACTTGCAGGCTTATCTGGATCTGATCCGCGACGTTGCCCCCACGGTCAATGGCTGGCCCGAGGTCTCGCAGATTGATCGTGACGGCGGTGGCAAACTGCCGCGTGTGAATGTCTCGGTCAAACTCTCGGCCCTCGACAGCCAGTTCGATCCGATCGACCCGGTCGGAACCACCGAACGCGTCGGCAGGCGTTTGCGATTGCTCTTGCGCGCTGCGCGCGAGGCGCGGGCGTTTGTCAATGTCGACATGGAATCGTACAAGGTCAAAGATCTGACGCTGGCCATCTTTCAGCAGATTCTGGCCGAGGACGAATTCCGCGGCACACCCCATGTGGGCATCGTCATCCAGGCGTACTTGAAGGATGCCGAGGCCGATCTCCGCGGACTGGCCGATTGGTCCCGGCGCCGTGGCACGCCGGCCTGGGTCCGTCTGGTCAAGGGGGCGTATTGGGACTACGAGACGGTGCTGGCTCGCTCTCAGGGTTGGCCGGTGCCGGTATTCGAACGCAAATGGGAAACGGACGCCAACTACGAGACACTGACCCGTTTCCTGCTGACCCATCACACGTATCTGCACCCGGCGTTGGGGAGTCACAACATTCGCTCGCTGGCGCACGGCCTTGCCGTGGCGCAGCACCTGGGCGTGCCGAAGACCAACTTCGAGCTGCAAATGCTGTACGGCATGGGTGACCCCGAGAAGCAAGTGCTGGTCGACATGGGCTATCGCATGCGAATCTATATGCCCTACGGCGAATTGATCCCCGGCATGGCCTATCTCGTGCGACGCCTGCTGGAAAACACTTCCAACGATTCTTTCTTGAGAGCGAGCTTTGCCGAGCACATCTCGCCGGAGACTTTGCTGATGAATCCGATCGATCAGGGCGGGCGCCCCTCACCGGCGCCGGTCGCCGCGCCGCGCCGTGAATCTCAGACAACAATGGCGTCCGAGCCGTTTTGTAACGAACCGCTGGCCGACTTCGCGAAGGAAGAAAATCGCCGTGCCATGCTCGCCGCGCTGGCTAAAGTGCGCAGCGAATTCGGCCAGTACTATCCACTGTGGATTGGCAATCAGCCGACAGAAACGAACGGGCAGCTGACGTCGATCAATCCGTCAGACAAAGATCAAGTCGTCGGAATCGTGGCCGCCGGCACCAAGGAAGACGCAGCCCGCGCCGTCGCTGCGGCGCGGAGCGCGCTGCCGGCCTGGAGCGCCCGGCCCGTCGAGGAGCGGGCCGAATTTCTGCATCGTGCGGCGGACCTGATGCGCAAGCGCCGCTGGGAATTGTCGGCCTGGGAAGTCTACGAATGCGGCAAGGAGTGGCGCGAGGCCGATGGCGATGTCTGCGAGGCCATCGACTTCTGCGAGTTCTACGCCCGCGAAGCGGTCCGCATGCAATCCGAGCGTGGTGTCGACGTGCCCGGCGAGGAGAATCGTTTTCTTTATCTGCCGCGCGGCGTGGCCGTGATCATTGCGCCCTGGAATTTTCCGCTGGCCATTCTCACCGGCATGTCGGCCGCGGCCTTGGCGACTGGCAATACCGTGGTGATGAAGCCGGCCGAGCAGTCGTCGGTTGTGGCGGCCAAGCTGTTGGATATTTTTCAGGAGGTGGAGCTGCCGCCGGGCGTCTTGAATTACTTGCCGGGTGCGGGTGAGACCGTCGGCGCGGCACTGGTCGAGCATCCTGATACCGCCGTGATTGCTTTCACCGGGTCGCGCAGCGTAGGACTGGCTATCAACGCCCGCGCCGCCGAAACCTCGGGCCGCGGGGCTAATCCGCTTGTCAAACGCGTCATCGCCGAGATGGGCGGCAAGAATGCCATCATCATCGATGATGACGCCGATCTCGACGAAGCGGTGTTGGGTGTAGTGAAGAGCGCGTTCGGCTACCAAGGGCAAAAATGCTCAGCCTGCTCGCGCGTGATCGTGCTGGCCACGGTTTACGACCAATTCCTTACACGGCTGGCCGAAGCCACGCGCAGCCTGAAGGTTGGACCGGCTGACGATCCATCCACCTCGGTAGGACCGGTCATCGACAACGAAGCTTTCGAGCGGATTCGCAAATATGTTGCTATCGGACGCCAAGAGGGACGAGCGCTCTTGTGCGTGGAAGCGGGCCCACTCGCGCAACGGGGTTTCTATATCGGGCCGCACATTTTTGCCGACATCGGTCCCGAGTCTCGCCTGGCACAGGAAGAAATCTTTGGCCCGGTGTTGGCCGTGCTGCGCGCCGGCGATCTGGACGAGGCCATAAGAATCGCCAATGGAACGGATTACGCGCTGACCGGCGGCATTTTTTCGCGCAGCCCGGCGCACCTTGATCGTGCCCAGCGCGAGATGCTGGTCGGAAACTTGTACCTCAATAGGCCCATTACCGGCGCCCTGGTCGCGCGGCAGCCGTTCGGTGGGTTCAAAATGTCGGGCATTGGCAGCCAGGCCGGCGGCGTCGACTATTTGTTGCAGTTCGTCGTGCCGCGCACCGTGACCGAAAACACGATGCGTCGTGGTTTCGCGCCGCCGATCGGCACCGAGAGCTAG
- a CDS encoding SDR family oxidoreductase — MANRLAGKTALVTGGGTGIGLGVALALAEEGCRVAIAGRRREPLEAATREFKGEPRMIFQTVDIGDLASVEKLFEWSKQALGPLDILVNSAGVNVRRRTMAELSPADWDKMMQINASGTFYCLHCALPQMRERRTGLIVNISSIAGIRSSILGGVGYTASKFAMTGLGTTVGREEAEHGIRVTNIYPGEVETPILENRPVPVSAEHRARILQPADVAAAVLMVTCLPPRAHVTDLVIKPSSQDFA; from the coding sequence ATGGCCAATCGACTTGCGGGCAAGACGGCGCTAGTAACCGGAGGTGGCACAGGCATCGGACTGGGTGTCGCCTTGGCGCTGGCAGAGGAAGGGTGCCGGGTCGCGATCGCCGGCCGCCGGCGGGAACCTCTCGAAGCCGCAACCCGAGAGTTCAAAGGCGAGCCGCGAATGATTTTTCAAACGGTCGATATCGGCGATCTCGCCAGTGTCGAAAAGCTCTTCGAGTGGTCTAAGCAAGCCCTCGGCCCCCTCGACATTCTGGTCAACAGCGCGGGGGTGAACGTACGGCGCCGTACGATGGCCGAGCTCTCGCCCGCCGACTGGGACAAGATGATGCAGATCAACGCTAGCGGGACATTTTATTGCCTGCATTGCGCGCTCCCCCAGATGCGCGAGCGGCGGACAGGATTGATCGTGAATATTTCTTCGATCGCGGGGATTCGCTCATCGATCCTGGGGGGCGTGGGCTACACGGCCTCGAAGTTCGCCATGACCGGCCTCGGCACGACCGTGGGCCGCGAAGAGGCCGAACACGGCATTCGCGTGACCAACATCTATCCCGGCGAAGTCGAGACGCCGATTCTCGAAAATCGGCCCGTGCCAGTAAGTGCTGAGCACCGCGCGCGCATTTTGCAGCCTGCTGACGTGGCTGCCGCGGTCTTGATGGTGACCTGCCTGCCGCCGCGGGCGCACGTGACCGATCTGGTAATCAAGCCCAGCTCGCAGGATTTTGCCTAA
- a CDS encoding aminodeoxychorismate/anthranilate synthase component II produces the protein MILLIDNYDSFTYNLVQRLGEIDASLDLEVQRNDQITVDEIAARAPTHLIISPGPCTPTEAGISIAAIERFASEIPILGVCLGHQSIGQAFGAEIVRARRLMHGKTDMVYHDNLGLFAGLENPLQATRYHSLVIRPGTLSDDFEVCAWCDGPDGEREIMAIRHREWPLHGLQFHPESFLTPQGNEMLRAFLAIPQISRR, from the coding sequence ATGATCCTGCTGATAGATAACTACGACTCGTTCACATACAACCTGGTGCAAAGGTTGGGTGAGATCGATGCGTCGCTGGACCTCGAAGTGCAGCGCAATGATCAGATCACCGTCGACGAGATCGCCGCCCGCGCGCCCACGCACCTGATCATCTCGCCGGGTCCCTGCACGCCCACCGAGGCGGGCATTTCGATCGCGGCCATCGAGCGTTTCGCCAGCGAGATTCCCATCCTGGGCGTCTGCCTGGGTCACCAGTCGATCGGCCAGGCCTTCGGTGCCGAGATCGTACGGGCTCGCCGCCTGATGCACGGCAAAACGGACATGGTGTATCACGACAATCTCGGCCTGTTCGCCGGGCTGGAGAATCCGCTACAGGCCACGCGCTATCACAGCCTGGTGATTCGTCCCGGAACCCTGTCGGACGACTTCGAAGTTTGCGCCTGGTGCGACGGCCCTGACGGCGAGCGCGAGATCATGGCCATCCGCCATCGCGAGTGGCCGCTGCATGGATTGCAATTTCACCCGGAAAGCTTTCTTACGCCCCAGGGCAACGAGATGCTGCGTGCGTTCCTGGCGATTCCGCAGATCAGCAGGCGATAG
- the glp gene encoding gephyrin-like molybdotransferase Glp, which produces MITVAEALAHVRDRAKANPARQVPLAAALGLVLADDVASDIDSPPYDKSIVDGYAVIADDLRGGKAHLTILEEVVAGAVPTARVVPGTATRIMTGAPLPAGANAVVMIERTEVVRTDIKRDELPRHEIKHHDESPLGQVVICDAGIGVGRNILRRGTAMRTGDMVLRRGVRLRPSEIGLLAEVGRAVVTVVPRPTVAILATGNELVEPNEIPSAGQIRNSNGPLLAALVSQAGGDPIVLPVARDDEADLREKISAGLAHDMLVLSGGVSAGVLDLVPRVLAELGAQQIFHKVRLKPGKPLWFGIAPRGDRRTLIFGLPGNPVSSFVCSELFMRPAIEQLAGREGAGLRRVRARLEAEHAQRGDRQTYLPGVLCTSRDAQPGVRLVDWQGSADLRGLAAATVLIEFAPGERQYAAGELVDILLLEGA; this is translated from the coding sequence ATGATCACTGTTGCCGAAGCTCTGGCTCACGTGCGTGATCGGGCGAAAGCCAACCCGGCACGGCAAGTCCCACTCGCCGCGGCACTGGGACTAGTGCTAGCCGATGACGTCGCCAGCGACATCGACTCCCCCCCCTACGATAAGTCAATCGTCGACGGGTATGCCGTCATTGCCGACGATTTGCGTGGCGGCAAAGCACACTTGACGATCCTTGAGGAAGTCGTCGCCGGCGCCGTGCCGACGGCGCGCGTCGTGCCCGGCACTGCCACGCGGATCATGACCGGGGCGCCCCTCCCGGCGGGTGCGAACGCCGTGGTGATGATCGAACGTACCGAGGTCGTGCGGACCGATATCAAACGCGATGAACTTCCACGCCATGAAATAAAACATCATGACGAAAGTCCTCTCGGCCAAGTCGTTATTTGCGATGCCGGAATAGGGGTTGGTCGCAACATTTTGCGGCGCGGCACCGCCATGCGCACAGGCGACATGGTATTGCGCCGTGGTGTGCGCCTGCGTCCGAGCGAAATAGGATTGCTGGCCGAAGTGGGCCGGGCAGTCGTTACGGTCGTTCCGCGCCCCACGGTCGCCATCTTGGCCACAGGCAACGAATTGGTTGAACCGAATGAAATACCGTCCGCCGGACAAATTCGCAATTCAAACGGACCCCTCTTGGCCGCCTTGGTCTCGCAAGCCGGAGGCGACCCAATCGTTCTTCCTGTCGCACGCGATGACGAGGCGGATCTACGAGAAAAAATTTCCGCGGGGCTCGCGCATGACATGCTGGTGCTGTCGGGCGGCGTTTCGGCCGGCGTACTAGACCTGGTACCGCGTGTGCTCGCCGAGTTGGGTGCGCAGCAAATCTTTCACAAGGTGCGGCTCAAACCTGGCAAGCCATTGTGGTTCGGGATCGCCCCACGCGGAGACCGGCGGACATTGATTTTTGGTCTGCCTGGTAATCCCGTGAGCAGTTTCGTCTGCAGCGAGCTCTTCATGCGACCGGCGATCGAACAATTGGCCGGACGCGAGGGTGCCGGCCTGCGACGAGTCCGCGCACGCCTCGAAGCCGAGCATGCTCAGCGTGGGGATCGCCAGACCTATCTCCCCGGCGTGCTCTGCACGTCGCGCGATGCTCAGCCGGGCGTCAGGCTAGTCGATTGGCAGGGGTCGGCCGACCTGCGTGGCTTGGCAGCCGCCACGGTCCTGATCGAATTCGCCCCTGGCGAACGCCAGTACGCGGCAGGCGAGTTGGTGGACATCTTATTGCTCGAAGGCGCTTAG